The following coding sequences lie in one Strix aluco isolate bStrAlu1 chromosome 34, bStrAlu1.hap1, whole genome shotgun sequence genomic window:
- the LOC141917150 gene encoding olfactory receptor 14A16-like, whose translation MAQVLLRELSSHLPLAFLPVTVLQIQRQQMSNTSSITEFLLLAFADTRELQLLHFWLFLGIYLAALLGNGLIITAIACDHHLHTPMYFFLLNLSLLDLGSISTTLPKAMDNSFWDTRYISYLGCAAQVFFFFFSASGEYFLLTIMSYDRYVAICKPLHYGTLLGSRACVHMAAAAWGTGFLWAVLHTANTFSLPLCQGNVLDQFFCEIPQILKLSCSPSYLSEIWLIVVSVCLLFGCFVFIVVSYVQILRAVLRIPSEQGRHKAFSTCLPHLAVVSLIVGTSFFAHLKPPSIMSPSLNVVVAVLYSVVPPAVNPLIYSIRNQELKDSLRKVICCFSAAIYCQPFSANDSQYKS comes from the coding sequence ATGGCACAGGTTTTGCTCAGAGAACTCTCTTCCCACTTACCACTGGCTTTTCTTCCTGTAACAGTCCTCCAGATCCAGAGGCAGCAAATGTCCAACaccagctccatcactgagttcctcctcctggcatttgcagacacacgggagctgcagctcttgcacttctggctcttcctgggcatctacctggctgccctcctgggcaacggcctcatcatcaccgccatcgcctgtgaccaccacctgcacacccccatgtacttcttcctcctcaacctctccctcctcgacctgggctccatctccaccactctccccaaagccatggacaattcctTCTGGGACACCAGGTACATTTCCTACTTGGGATGTGCTGCACAggtcttcttcttctttttctctgcttcaggaGAGTATTTCCTtctcaccatcatgtcctacgaccgctacgttgccatctgcaaacccctgcactacgggaccctcctgggcagcagagcttgtgtccacatggcagcagctgcctggggtactgggtttctctgggctgtgctgcacacagccaacacattttcactaccactctgccaaggcaatgtcctggaccagtttttctgtgaaatcccccagatcctcaaacTGTCCTGCTCACCCTCCTACCTCAGCGAAATTTGGCTTATCGTGGTTAGTGTCTGTTTactttttggatgttttgttttcattgtggtgtcctatgtgcagatcttgagggctgtgctgaggatcccctctgagcagggacggcacaaagccttttccacgtgcctccctcacctggctgtggtctccctgaTTGTTGGCACTTCATTCTTTGCCCACCTGAAGCCTCCCTCCATCATGTCCCCATCTCTGAACGTGGTTGTTGCAGTTCTGTACTCAGTGGTACCTCCAGCAGtaaaccccctcatctacagcattaGGAACCAGGAACTCAAGGATTCCCTGAGGAAAgtgatttgctgtttttcagcagcCATATACTGTCAGCCATTCTCTGCAAATGACTCCCAGTATAAATCATGA